One Miscanthus floridulus cultivar M001 chromosome 11, ASM1932011v1, whole genome shotgun sequence DNA window includes the following coding sequences:
- the LOC136492495 gene encoding uncharacterized protein: MGFLGCLGEEIVHGVDQELQVTFFDKTKDETVRIDSDSALLHAFDVYWDSRKVPLTVHVVDTGPRLLKSSQSVIITQESQVNCQPIAMIFSDELVLPNLVADDNGEAVDLNDDGNCEADANGDEGLNLDNDGEDNDAIAEEEEDIAEDDWGEADEVEYVGVDDENEKYKDGVNDDGDADPAYYPDSDPEDDDPLVVDDGRDCDGVVHVTDIDNPKIGLGVTFEDGFCFKRCIRQYAVLNEVELVVPYSASRRYRAYCKAQRCPWRIHASQLPDGKTWQIKKLPHKHNCASTSKFQNNCMANNHWVKDRVINWLREDPTIGAKDLKQKLEENFCVQLSYYVVWDGKQMALDEIMGGWEDSFVHVFSWKREIEKRSPGNVVEIEWEIVDEKRRFSRMFVALKPCIDGFLQGCRPYFGIDSTILTAKWKGQLASAVGIDGHNWMFPVAYGVFGSETKENWEWFMKMLHKAIGSPNGLVISTDAGKGIDKAVTKVFSNGVEHRECMRHLVKNFQKRFRGEVFERNLWPASRCYRQTTHDRHWNEMDKACPKATRWLQDNHKQLWARCKFSTASKCDYVTNNIAETFNSWIREEKSLPVVELMDKIRQLIMERFCTRMQLLSKFSTFKILPAVMKELHNKSRNLKYNIHKSGPMVGEVGGVNKDLVPWRFIVDLDKRECTCRGWQLTGLPCVHALAFIGTRRVDLEDYVDHYYSVDMFKAAYATPVPPMPSKDEWEKLNLGFNLLPPKCNRAAGRPRKRRIVGVEEGGSSSKGRRRCKRCGGFGYLQKTCNETVTDPDAPPPAPPKKKRRTYKPKVVEIIETTEEPAKKKRKASTKGKQTSKKKTTPTEPTPPEQSVQ; encoded by the exons ATGGGGTTTCTTGGGTGCCTTGGTGAGGAGATAGTCCATGGGGTCGACCAAGAACTGCAGGTCACCTTCTTTGACAAAACCAAGGATGAGACAGTGCGCATAGATTCTGATTCTGCTCTGTTACatgcatttgatgtgtattgggaTAGTAGGAAGGTGCCACTGACTGTACATGTTGTTGACACTGGTCCTCGTTTGCTAAAGTCTTCTCAGTCTGTTATTatcactcaggagagtcaggttaATTGTCAACCAATAGCTATGATCTTCAGTGATGAACTTGTACTGCCTAATCTAGTAGCTGATGACAATGGTGAAGCTGTTGATCTTAATGATGATGGTAATTGTGAGGCTGATGCTAATGGTGATGAGGGTCTTAATCTTGATAATGATGGTGAAGATAATGATGCTAttgctgaagaagaagaagatattgCTGAAGATGACTGGGGAGAGGCTGATGAAGTGGAGTATGTAGGAGTAGATGATGAGAATGAGAAGTACAAGGATGGGGtcaatgatgatggtgatgctgaCCCTGCTTACTATCCTGACAGTGACCCAGAAGATGATGACCCATTAGTTGTGGATGATGGGAGGGACTGTGACGGTGTTGTTCATGTCACTGACATAGATAACCCTAAGATAGGTCTTGGTGTTACTTTTGAAGATGGTTTCTGCTTTAAGAGATGTATTAGACAATATGCTGTGCTTAATGAAGTTGAACTTGTAGTTCCATATAGTGCGTCACGGAGGTACCGAGCATATTGTAAGGCCCAGAGATGTCCGTGGAGGATTCATGCATCTCAGTTACCTGATGGCAAGACATGGCAG ATTAAGAAGCTACCACACAAGCATAATTGTGCCAGCACAAGCAAATTCCAGAACAACTGTATGGCTAACAATCACTGGGTGAAGGACAGAGTTATAAACTGGCTTAGGGAAGATCCAACTATTGGAGCTAAAGATTTGAAGCAGAAGTTGGAGGAGAATTTTTGTGTACAGCTGAGCTACTACGTGGTTTGGGACGGCAAGCAAATGGCCTTAGATGAGATCATGGGTGGCTGGGAAGATAGCTTTGTACATGTGTTTTCTTGGAAAAGGGAGATTGAGAAGAGGAGTCCTGGCAATGTTGTAGAGATTGAGTGGGAGATTGTAGATGAGAAGAGAAGATTCAGTAGGATGTTTGTAGCACTAAAGCCATGCATAGATGGCTTCCTGCAAGGTTGCAGACCTTATTTCGGAATTGATTCCACAATTTTGACAGCAAAGTGGAAGGGACAGTTAGCATCAGCTGTAGGGATAGATGGCCACAATTGGATGTTCCCAGTGGCCTATGGAGTATTTGGCAGTGAGACCAAGGAGAATTGGGAATGGTTCATGAAGATGCTGCACAAGGCTATTGGTTCCCCAAATGGTCTTGTTATTTCAACTGATGCAG GCAAAGGAATAGACAAGGCTGTTACCAAAGTTTTCAGTAATGGGGTGGAGCACAGAGAATGCATGAGGCATTTAGTCAAGAATTTCCAGAAGAGGTTTAGGGGAGAAGTGTTTGAGAGGAACTTATGGCCTGCATCAAGGTGCTATAGACAGACAACCCATGATAGGCACTGGAATGAGATGGACAAGGCATGCCCCAAGGCAACTAGGTGGCTGCAGGACAATCACAAGCAGCTATGGGCAAGGTGTAAGTTTAGCACAGCAAGCAAATGTGACTATgtcacaaacaacatagcagagacTTTCAACAGTTGGATCAGGGAAGAGAAGTCATTACCTGTtgtagagctaatggacaagataAGGCAGTTGATCATGGAGAGATTTTGCACCAGGATGCAACTGCTGTCCAAGTTTTCTACCTTCAAGATTCTGCCAGCTGTCATGAAGGAGCTGCACAACAAAAGTAGAAATCTGAAGTACAACATTCACAAGAGTGGCCCAATGGTTGGTGAAGTTGGAGGAGTCAACAAGGACCTGGTCCCTTGGAGGTTCATTGTTGATCTAGACAAGAGAGAGTGCACCTGTAGAGGTTGGCAGTTAACTGGTCTGCCATGTGTTCATGCCCTAGCTTTCATTGGCACTAGAAGGGTAGACTTAGAGGACTATGTTGACCACTACTATTCTGTAGACATGTTCAAAGCAGCCTATGCAACTCCAGTGCCTCCAATGCCAAGCAAGGATGAATGGGAAAAGCTGAACCTTGGCTTCAACCTCCTTCCACCTAAATGCAACAGAGCAGCAGGAAGGCCAAGGAAGAGAAGGATAGTTGGAGTTGAAGAAGGTGGCTCCAGCAGCAAGGGCAGGAGAAGGTGTAAAAGGTGTGGTGGATTTGGATACCTGCAGAAAACCTGCAATGAAACTGTTACAGACCCTGATGCACCACCACCTGCACCtccaaagaagaagagaaggacttatAAGCCAAAGGTTGTTGAGATCATAGAAACAACAGAAGAGCCAGCCAAGAAGAAGAGAAAGGCCTCCACCAAGGGGAAACAAACTAGCAAGAAGAAGACAACTCCAACTGAGCCTACACCTCCTGAGCAATCAGTGCAGTAA
- the LOC136494175 gene encoding trihelix transcription factor ASR3-like produces the protein MSANTVAKAAAAPMTTATSSDPSPSSSSGAGPSPLSLLRPHTHTHGHGHGHMTPPSPASAPRDYRKGNWTLQETLILITAKRLDDDRRAGGAHGHGHGVPPAAAGSPTTPRSAEQRWKWVENYCWNHGCLRSQNQCNDKWDNLLRDYKKVRDYESRATATAPATAAPAPGATNIRGLPSYWAMERHERKDRNLPTNLAPEVFDALTDVLSRRAARRGGAAIAAAPPPPLALPPPPPPPSPPKPLLVQPRAPPPPPPPLPLPAVAVAPPATSVSAEELTGSSESGEDGSDGGEPEPKRRRLNRLGSSVMRSATVLARTLVACEEKRERRHREVLELEERRLRLEEERTEVRRQGFAGLVSAVNSLSSAIHALVSDHRSGDSASR, from the exons ATGTCGGCCAACACCGTAGCCAAGGCGGCGGCAGCGCCCATGACGACCGCGACCTCCTCCGACCCCTCGCCGTCGTCCTCGTCCGGCGCCGGGCCGTCCCCGCTCTCGCTGCTCCGcccgcacacgcacacgcacggccacggccacggccacatgACGCCGCCGTCCCCGGCCTCCGCGCCCAGGGACTACCGCAAAGGCAACTGGACCCTCCAGGAGACGCTCATCCTCATCACGGCCAAGCGCCTGGACGACGACCGTCGCGCCGGCGGCgcccatggccacggccacggggTGCCTCCCGCCGCGGCGGGGTCGCCCACGACGCCGCGGTCGGCGGAGCAGCGGTGGAAGTGGGTGGAGAACTACTGCTGGAACCACGGCTGCCTCCGCAGCCAGAACCAGTGCAACGACAAGTGGGACAACCTCCTCCGCGACTACAAGAAAGTCCGCGACTACGAGTCCCGCGCCACCGCAACCGCGCCGGCcaccgccgcccccgcccccggcgCCACCAACATACGGGGTCTCCCGTCCTATTGGGCCATGGAGCGGCACGAGCGCAAGGACCGCAACCTCCCCACCAACCTGGCGCCCGAGGTGTTCGACGCGCTGACGGACGTGCtctcgcgccgcgccgcgcggcgAGGGGGAGCGGCGATCGCGGCCGCACCGCCACccccgctcgcgctgcctccgccACCGCCTCCTCCATCGCCGCCGAAGCCCCTTCTCGTTCAGCCCCgcgctccaccgcctcctcctcctccgctgcCACTTCCGGCGGTGGCCGTGGCGCCGCCGGCGACGTCGGTTTCCG CGGAGGAGCTGACGGGGTCGTCGGAGTCCGGTGAGGACGGGTCGGACggcggcgagccggagccgaagcGGCGGCGGCTGAACCGGCTGGGGTCCAGCGTGATGCGCAGCGCGACGGTGCTGGCGCGCACCCTGGTGGCGTGCGAGGAGAAGCGGGAGCGGCGGCACCGGGAGGTCCTGGAGCTGGAGGAGCGGCGGCTGCGGCTGGAGGAGGAGCGCACGGAGGTGCGGCGCCAGGGCTTCGCGGGCCTTGTCTCCGCCGTCAACAGCCTCTCCAGCGCCATCCACGCGCTCGTCTCCGACCACCGCAGCGGCGACTCCGCCTCCCGGTAA